Part of the Ziziphus jujuba cultivar Dongzao chromosome 8, ASM3175591v1 genome is shown below.
ctttttttttatctcagtACTAAatgcaaccttttttttttttaatttaaattttcatattgacCTAATATAGTTTCAAAAGGTCATTGTTCAACGTTGATCAAAGTGCTGAAATAGCAAacaataacatatatattttcattacgATATATAGTATCAAAAGACACAGATAAAACGTTgatggaaccaaaaaaaaaaaaaaaaaaaagtacagaaaaagaaaagtaaaccaCCCACGCCAAACCTTACTTGACATCGTTATGGAGTATACAACATTAAACAGTTCTTATTCGTATGACATGAATGAAAAACTAGCAGGAATGATGACTGTAAATTTGACGACCTttttgaccattttatttgacttttttcCAAGAAGTAAACCGGgtattttgacttttatttgaCCATTTATGCATTAATTTTGGCTACCCTGCGGGTTCATAGACGATCTTCCAGTCATCTGAGTTTCATTATAGGCACCACCGTCCTCTCCCGATATCTCCTCCAAAGACCTTCCTTTGGTCTCCGTCACCAGAAAAGTGCAGAAAAATCCAAGTATATTTGTCACCGAAAGAAGTATCATAGCCTTTTTAATCTTCCCCGTCTCACCATCCAACGTATAGTACTGCACACCAAACGCTCCGACCATTGCACCGGCTTTCCCGGCCGCGGCGCTAAGCGCATGGCAAGTGGACCTGACTCGCGTTGGGAACAACTCGGCGGGAAGCACGAAAGTGGTGCTGTTGGGACCGAAATTGGCGAAGAAGAAAGTCAACCCGTATAGAGCAGCGAACAGCCACTTGTTTTCCTCTTTCAGGTACTGGTATTCGATACCGATGATCAACATGAATACTGACATCATGAAGAAACCAACAAGTTGGATAATGTAGCGACCGATCTTCTCGATGAAAAGGACGGTGAACCAGTAACCTGGAAAAGTTCCAAACAGAGCCACGACGAACATTGCTCGGGAAGTTTCGAAAACTTCTTGGAGAGCATTAACCTCGTAATCCTGCTTTACTAGTCCTATGGCAGGGAAAATGTCTTTCTGAGTTAGGTTTTGGGAATAGAACGCAATGTCTAGCAAAAACCAGGTGCTCATTGTGCCTATCAAATGCTTTCCATGGCGGTTCCAGAACTCGCTGGAGAACAATTTGTAATTGTTGTCGGCCTTGAACTGAGACAACTTGTCTTGCTCAGCTTGGATTTCAATATCCAAAACCCGACCCATATCCATCGCTGCTTGTTTCGCATTCCCTTCTATTATGGCCGTGTATCGACCCGTTTCGGGCATTTTCATTCTCCAATAGTAAGTTAAAAGCGCAGGGAGAGATCCCATCATTAGCACGATCCGCCATAGGTAATCTGCCTGCGGCTGCGTCGAAAACACCCTCGTCATTTCGTCTCCGGTTTGGAACGGTTCCGCGGGATAGATGTTGAGGAAAATCTTGGACATAATCATTGATACCAGACCCGCAAAGATAATCCCAACGCCTTGCATGGCGAAAACAGCGGCGATGAATGCGCCGCGGGTTTTCTTGTTGGCATACTCGGACATTATGGTGGCGGAGAGAGGATAGTCTCCGCCGATGCCGAAACCCAGCCAGAACCTGAAGAAGCAAAGGGTTCCCATCACGGAACTCGCACTGTTCCCGAAGGAGAGACCAGAGCAAATGGCGCAAATGACCATGAGGATGAGAGTCATGCCGTAGACTTTCTTTCGGCCTAGTTTGTCGCCGAGCCAGCCGAATACCAGCTGGCCGGATAATGTTCCAACGAGGGCGACTCCGATGACGAGATTGTTAACCCCTTTGGGGAGTTTTCCGGGCTTTGGACTGCTTGGATCATAGTAGTAAAGGCGTCCGAGAAGTTTGGAAACTGTGGAGATGCAGAACAGGTCGTAGGCATCGGTGAAGAAGCCCATGCCGGCGATGACAATAGCGGTGATGTGGTACCATTGCGTCCGAGCGCCGTCGAGAGCTTGAAGCACGGCCAAAGTCATGTTTTAATGTTGGCTGCTGCTGCTTTAGCTCTGTGTGGTACTGTTGGTGGCTGCAATACTAGGCTGGTGGTGTAGGAAGAAGTCAGGTATTGTGTTCTAATTTTATAATGTGGATTaatggttattaattaattaattaacaatattatgGACGTTTAAACCTATGTTTTGGGTGAACtacaagaaattataaaaatgggcGATCAAGGATATCCCATATtcttagttaaaaaaaagaatatgccTAGTATTGAAGAAATATCTTCAGATTATTATATTCATGATCATATATCAGACAATGTACATTAGCAACAAACgacaaaatattttatctttttcatcttatttttattttattttctataagcTAATTGGCCAAGTTTAACTAGCTTTTATAAATgaagcaaaaatatataattttgggaAGGGAAATTACAAGATGCGTTGACAGGCTCGATAGAATGCATTTACATTGAACAGTTGTGTTGTAGTGTTATGCCAAGAATATGCAATCTTAACCCCTACAAAGTAACTTGTATGCATTGTACTTTTTATTAGTGAACCCACGAATACACTTTTTAAACTATTTGAAAcctaattaaattcttatatccatattttcctttcttttttttttcttttttgaatatttcaattttatccgAAATTTTATGGTTTTCTTTTACATTATGGAAAAACGGTTACAAGCTAACTGGTAGGAATTACATTGAAAGTTTTATAGAATGAGTTGCATTTTGATACTTTTTAATAggattaattgcattttgatatttttcatcTTCAAAATTTGCCAATTTAGCTCATTAACTTTTCAATTCTACAATTTAGGtcattgatttttcatttcttaCAATTTAGGCTCTTTTGACTTTTAGCTAATAATGTTTAACATCCAtctcatataataaatattaaattttataaaatttaaaattagaaaatactaGACtacataatttgaaaattaattataaaaatctgcattttttgtaacttttgatttgaaatttgatataatttaatatctattaaCTGGTAATctataccaattttttttttataaaaaaaaaagagatatcataatgtaaattttatatttgatttaatattttatactttagtaatttttaatttgaaaatttatatcatttaataataGCTATATGAGATGATGGttaaatattgtcaccaaaAGTTAAACAAGGATTGaactataataaattgaaaaatcaattatttaaatagttaaGTTAAAAAGTTAAGAATCTATGTtagaaaatcctaaaaattgAAGATACAAAAGTACGATCAAccctaattttatataataactaaataacGCTCAGTTGAAATTCAAGTAACCATGGTTTTATGGCATTGGCAGTAGACTGCTAGACATATCATAGAATTGTGGTGCATCAATTTATTGCCTTTAATTAATAAAGTGTTACACATTAATCTAGCAAGAGATAAAATACGGCTAGACGTATATATGCCTTTAACTTTTCTAATTGAAgtaaatgtcttttttttttttttgggtaaataattgAAGTTAATATCTTGGCGTTATCTGGGAAACCAATTTATATAGCAGCCAAATTATGCTATCTTTGTCCTTGAAATAATCTCAtgaatagatatatttttatgttatatcaTCTTATTGTATATGTCATTATCAGTCATTCAAGTAGAGTAGAGACAGAGAAAAATTGTAAATagcctttttatttctttttgattttgtgGATTTTGGTATAttcaatgtaacaccccatctcagatcgcatcggaatccgtgcacgttgaccgaggttgaccgttgatcgagcgggtcaaaagttgactttttgctccagttggaatttccagttgaccagggtaccgtggcgaagtgcatgatgccccgagttcgtagactagtagcacgtcaaaaacggagctacgatttgaaagttatgggcaaaacaagttgaagtgcaaacagtccaaaaggtgccgggagttgactttttcttgtgatgtaattttgttttaactcttatatggttgtaaagtactcgtcaatatgagttcatagactagcggcacgcttgaatcggacttttggttaaaaagttatggacgtttgaaattcgccggataccgtattattttattatatctggcttaagtgcacagtgatgccacgtgtcagcttttgattggtccacgtggcatgaacagtgtcacacagtggcatttatttgacaaaattctcggggaagagagagaaagagagagaggagagcgaaagagagagagagtccgaccggccaccggagattttcaaattttccggccgatctactatacacgcgccggccagcaagaTACCCATCCCCATTTCtggcaaaatctcaaattttcatggcgatcggccgccggacgcgcccggatcgaggcggcgaagatcggcggcgagtttttccctccaccgccgattggcccatttccggccatttttcggccacacgcgccagacaCCCTTGAtcccctcctcaagtccggccgacccaccaagtttcacggtcACTGGACcatcgacgcgccgggatcggagctttttccggcgaggggccgggattcttcaaaccgtgatttctccgccgcccggcctccgtttgcctcaccgccggtcccgttggattgcactccccacgatctacacatctgcaaaaaatcccagccaatggccaccgcacgcgccgccgccggcgacggttgccggtgaccgcggtagctcgccggaagttactgttccggcgagtacccagtttcctggtcggctccagtccactgtgttcgatctcctgaacccgaatccggcattcGTTTCTGCCAACTCGctacggtttgggagaattgcggagccgaaacccaaaaagctttccggcgagattccgaccccgtcgggtccgatcaccggaaagtaagaccgaatcagtgatcctcatcactcaagctttgattcggtatataattcgtaacttttagatatcgtttggtgttcgctccccgggtacccatttgggaattatccgaataaaatattaatatttttggttggtactgtggttgtttaggtgcatgcgcgagtagtggagttgatcccgaggaggatcttagttgatttacgcgctcaaggtgagtgacccaccttcaaaaattattttggcaattaattatgtttaattggtatttaaattgatatttaaattatgctcatgtggtgtgatttaattatgaattatattgtggtttaatttattatgcatgagcaaagtgtatttcggtagtatttgtatgtggtttcaaatatgatttttcgggcataactgggttaaatattttatgaaaatatttgtttaaatttataaattatgcccgcagtatttttatggttgcatctcgtacttcgagaaaattgtggtttgttggttatcaatgtttcgtaccggtttattaaataaaaatatgtgggatggtaagtgtgagaatttaatgtatttcccacggtaattttggaaaacggtacggttggttaataatgtttatttttagacgcactcatacagtattggtgttctggtgtatggacacgtggtagcgtgcaagtattatgtggtttagcgcgcaggtattatttctcccgttgttgccattggaccgtgggcaggcaagtttgttattggccacagccgcccccctccttggccgggagatggtttcagcagcggtattgtcgggacgccgaagtgccgtttgcaggtttctctctttaaccctcccgccagtcggtgctcgggacgctgggtatcggagggcatcaccggtatatggtgtggtgcgtcaggtgtaatttgcaaataatgttttaaaccccaaaggtgttcaaaaattatttactataatttattacattttaattatatattggggtatgtttttatttatttattgtttatcaaatggtttaatcccttggttttcgggaagtatgttcatcgggttttgtgatattgttttaaaaagggaacatttcaaacggagtgattggtgagagttc
Proteins encoded:
- the LOC107414568 gene encoding low affinity inorganic phosphate transporter 4; this translates as MTLAVLQALDGARTQWYHITAIVIAGMGFFTDAYDLFCISTVSKLLGRLYYYDPSSPKPGKLPKGVNNLVIGVALVGTLSGQLVFGWLGDKLGRKKVYGMTLILMVICAICSGLSFGNSASSVMGTLCFFRFWLGFGIGGDYPLSATIMSEYANKKTRGAFIAAVFAMQGVGIIFAGLVSMIMSKIFLNIYPAEPFQTGDEMTRVFSTQPQADYLWRIVLMMGSLPALLTYYWRMKMPETGRYTAIIEGNAKQAAMDMGRVLDIEIQAEQDKLSQFKADNNYKLFSSEFWNRHGKHLIGTMSTWFLLDIAFYSQNLTQKDIFPAIGLVKQDYEVNALQEVFETSRAMFVVALFGTFPGYWFTVLFIEKIGRYIIQLVGFFMMSVFMLIIGIEYQYLKEENKWLFAALYGLTFFFANFGPNSTTFVLPAELFPTRVRSTCHALSAAAGKAGAMVGAFGVQYYTLDGETGKIKKAMILLSVTNILGFFCTFLVTETKGRSLEEISGEDGGAYNETQMTGRSSMNPQGSQN